A portion of the Sphaerodactylus townsendi isolate TG3544 unplaced genomic scaffold, MPM_Stown_v2.3 scaffold_20, whole genome shotgun sequence genome contains these proteins:
- the LOC125425182 gene encoding protein FAM47E-like — MTSEPTKGPAPVLLRCKSEAPHKTQPRAPQMALESRCYTSKLSPMQQAREETVAQTEYCLSRHPLALYPHLAGSISQELFREVVGVLDPEMLLLSEEEKVGVEQECLALSEIQTQLEGKGKSKTKAKRSHKRKGSKGKDPYTWFSKQEVAAREREARLNYVPPLDQNVKEATQEFCRWFESLSSPLVSHPSFTQRTSVV; from the exons ATGACCTCTGAGCCCACAAAAGGGCCTGCCCCAGTTCTTCTCCGCTGCAAATCTGAGGCTCCGCACAAAACCCAGCCAAGAGCCCCCCAAATGGCCCTCGAGTCCCGGTGCTACACCTCCAAACTCAGTCCGATGCAGCAAGCCCGGGAGGAGACTGTCGCTCAGACTGAGTACTGCCTTAGCCGACACCCATTGGCCCTCTATCCTCACCTGGCGGGAAGCATCTCTCAAGAG CTTTTCcgagaagtcgtgggtgtgctgGATCCTGAGATGCTTCTGCTCAGCGAAGAAGAGAAGGTTGGCGTGGAACAAGAGTGTCTCGCTTTGTCTGAGATACAAACCCAGTTGGAGGGCAAAGGGAAAAGTAAGACAAAGGCCAAGAGATCACATAAGCG CAAGGGTTCAAAAGGCAAGGACCCTTACACGTGGTTCTCCAAACAAGAAGTGGCTGCAAGAGAAAGAGAAGCCAGGCTGAATTACGTTCCGCCGCTTGACCAGAATGTAAAAGAAGCCACCCAAGAATTTTGCAGATGGTTTGAGTCTCTA TCTTCCCCATTGGTTAGCCATCCATCCTTCACccagagaaccagcgtggtgtag